One genomic region from Candidatus Deferrimicrobiaceae bacterium encodes:
- a CDS encoding ABC transporter permease — MGERIRHMLVKEFLQLFRDPKLRRMVLLMPLVQVMVFGYAVTTDVRRVPTAVVDFDGSASSRDLLSRFSASGYFRFVSRTRDPDEASRLLDEGKAGAILRIDEGFAQDLRAGRTAVLQVIVDGTDSNTAGIVLDYSGRIAGEYSGQVLLARLSRLLGAVPPRKGIELVPRAWFNENLESRNFYVPGVIALIVMLITLTLSSMAVVREKEVGTIEQILVSPITPAEFILGKTLPFALVGYADVLMIAGIGVFWFDVPIRGSLPLLLLATTFYLMTTLGIGLFISTVSGTQQQAMMTVFFFYFPAVLLSGFMFPIANMPVLVQYLTY, encoded by the coding sequence ATGGGGGAGCGGATCCGCCACATGCTCGTCAAGGAATTCCTGCAGCTGTTCCGGGACCCGAAATTGCGCAGGATGGTTCTTCTCATGCCGCTCGTCCAGGTGATGGTCTTCGGCTATGCCGTCACCACGGACGTGCGTCGGGTCCCCACGGCCGTCGTGGACTTCGACGGCAGCGCGTCCTCGCGGGACCTGCTCTCCCGCTTCTCCGCCTCGGGGTATTTCCGGTTCGTATCGCGGACCCGGGACCCCGACGAGGCCTCGCGCCTCCTCGACGAAGGGAAGGCGGGAGCGATCCTGCGGATCGACGAGGGGTTCGCGCAGGACCTCCGGGCGGGAAGGACGGCCGTGCTCCAGGTCATCGTGGACGGGACCGATTCGAACACCGCAGGGATCGTTCTCGACTACTCGGGGAGGATCGCGGGAGAGTACTCCGGGCAGGTCCTCCTTGCCCGCCTGTCCCGCCTCCTAGGGGCGGTACCGCCTCGAAAAGGGATCGAGCTTGTCCCCCGCGCCTGGTTCAACGAGAACCTGGAGAGCCGGAACTTTTACGTTCCCGGGGTGATCGCGCTCATCGTGATGCTCATCACCCTGACTCTCTCGAGCATGGCGGTGGTCCGGGAAAAGGAGGTCGGGACGATCGAGCAGATCCTGGTGTCGCCGATCACCCCCGCCGAGTTCATCCTCGGGAAGACGCTCCCTTTCGCCTTGGTCGGGTATGCGGACGTCCTCATGATCGCAGGGATCGGAGTTTTCTGGTTCGATGTGCCGATCCGGGGCAGCCTTCCCCTGCTCCTTCTCGCCACGACGTTCTACCTCATGACCACGCTCGGGATCGGGCTCTTCATCTCGACGGTCAGCGGCACGCAGCAGCAGGCGATGATGACGGTCTTCTTCTTCTATTTCCCCGCGGTCCTCCTGTCCGGATTCATGTTCCCCATCGCGAACATGCCGGTCCTCGTGCAATACCTGACCTACG
- a CDS encoding ABC transporter permease, translating to MNLRRVRAVARKEFLHIRRDPRSLGMAIAIPMLMLMLFGYALTLDVDNVPIAVWDQSGSPESRELVSRFDGSRYFAVRLRATGYAGIERAIESGTVLAAVVVPRDFSSLLAGSRAAPVQFLIDGSDSNTASIALGYAEGVARAYSRDVAARAARIGGERNMPEPIEVRSRVWFNADRESKNYIIPGLIAVIMMVIAAMLTSLTVAKEWEQGTMEQLISTPVTSRELLLGKLVPYFALGMLDVVLAVGMGEFLFHVPLRGSLFLLFGMAAVFLAGGLSLGMLISIVTRSQLVASQLAIVLTFLPAFLLSGFVYAIGNMPVVIQGFTYAIPARYLVVILKGIYLKGVGITVLWMDAAMLAAFGAAVLALADRKFRKKRM from the coding sequence ATGAACCTTAGGCGCGTCCGGGCGGTGGCCCGCAAGGAGTTCCTCCACATCCGCCGCGACCCCAGGAGCCTCGGCATGGCGATCGCCATTCCCATGCTGATGCTGATGCTGTTCGGATACGCCCTCACCCTGGACGTGGACAACGTGCCGATCGCGGTCTGGGACCAGAGCGGTTCCCCCGAGAGCCGGGAACTCGTGAGCCGGTTCGACGGATCGAGGTATTTCGCCGTTCGCCTGCGGGCAACCGGCTACGCCGGGATCGAGCGTGCGATCGAGTCGGGGACCGTCCTGGCGGCGGTCGTCGTCCCCCGGGACTTTTCCTCCCTCCTCGCGGGGAGCCGCGCGGCCCCGGTCCAGTTTCTCATCGACGGTTCCGACTCCAACACCGCATCGATCGCCCTCGGGTACGCGGAAGGAGTGGCCCGGGCGTACTCCCGGGATGTCGCGGCCCGGGCGGCACGGATCGGAGGGGAAAGGAACATGCCCGAACCGATCGAGGTGAGGTCCCGCGTCTGGTTCAACGCCGACCGGGAGTCGAAGAACTACATCATCCCGGGGCTCATCGCCGTCATCATGATGGTGATCGCCGCGATGCTGACCTCGCTCACCGTGGCGAAGGAATGGGAACAGGGGACGATGGAGCAGCTCATCTCCACGCCCGTCACCTCCCGGGAGCTCCTCCTGGGGAAGCTCGTCCCGTATTTCGCCCTGGGGATGCTCGACGTCGTCCTTGCGGTGGGAATGGGGGAATTCCTCTTCCACGTTCCGCTGCGCGGCAGCCTGTTTTTGCTTTTCGGGATGGCGGCGGTTTTCCTGGCCGGGGGGCTCTCCCTGGGGATGCTCATCAGCATCGTCACGAGATCCCAGCTGGTGGCGAGCCAGCTCGCGATCGTGCTCACCTTCCTCCCCGCGTTCCTGCTGTCGGGGTTCGTCTACGCCATCGGGAACATGCCGGTGGTCATCCAGGGGTTCACCTACGCCATCCCCGCCCGGTATCTCGTGGTGATCCTCAAGGGGATCTACCTGAAGGGGGTCGGGATCACGGTCCTGTGGATGGATGCCGCGATGCTCGCCGCGTTCGGTGCGGCCGTCCTCGCGCTGGCCGACCGGAAGTTCCGGAAGAAGCGCATGTAG
- a CDS encoding ABC transporter ATP-binding protein, with the protein MIRTAEEVAVTVRGLGKRFGAFEAVKDLRFDIRKGEIFGFLGPNGAGKSTTIRMLCGLLSPTEGEGKVAGYDLLTEPEAIKQHIGYMSQRFSLYEDLTVGENIDFYSGIYRIPADRKRERKEWVLSMAGLAGHRDTKTAFLSGGWKQRLALGCAILHEPPILFLDEPTSGVDPISRRNFWDLIYRLSSKGVTVFVTTHYMEEAEYCDRLGLIYRGGLVALGTPEELKSRLMKEEVVEIRCDRPQDAIGMLEGVPGVRGAALFGREIHAVVARGEESTTLLRSSLTAGGFPVTRIERIPPSLEDVFVSLVEEKDRETGPLAEVRR; encoded by the coding sequence GTGATCCGCACGGCGGAAGAGGTTGCCGTCACCGTGCGCGGCCTCGGGAAGCGGTTCGGCGCGTTCGAGGCGGTCAAGGATTTGCGCTTCGACATAAGGAAAGGGGAGATCTTCGGTTTCCTGGGCCCGAACGGAGCGGGCAAGTCGACGACGATCCGGATGCTGTGCGGCCTTCTTTCCCCGACGGAGGGAGAGGGAAAGGTGGCGGGGTACGATCTGTTGACCGAGCCGGAGGCGATCAAGCAGCACATCGGATACATGTCCCAGCGGTTCTCCCTCTACGAGGACCTGACCGTCGGGGAAAACATCGACTTCTACAGCGGGATCTATCGGATTCCGGCGGACAGGAAGCGGGAGCGGAAGGAGTGGGTCCTCTCGATGGCCGGCCTCGCCGGTCACCGGGACACGAAGACGGCGTTTCTCTCCGGCGGTTGGAAACAGAGGCTTGCCCTGGGGTGCGCAATCCTGCACGAACCTCCGATCCTGTTCCTGGACGAGCCCACCTCCGGGGTCGACCCGATCAGCCGCCGGAACTTCTGGGACCTGATCTACCGACTCTCATCGAAGGGGGTCACGGTCTTTGTGACGACCCACTACATGGAGGAAGCCGAGTACTGCGACCGCCTGGGGCTCATCTACCGGGGCGGCCTGGTGGCGCTGGGAACCCCGGAGGAGTTGAAGAGCCGCCTGATGAAGGAGGAGGTGGTGGAGATCCGCTGCGACCGGCCGCAGGATGCGATCGGAATGCTCGAAGGAGTCCCGGGGGTGCGGGGGGCGGCCCTCTTCGGGAGGGAGATCCACGCGGTGGTCGCCCGGGGGGAGGAGTCGACGACCCTTCTCCGGTCCTCGCTTACGGCGGGCGGGTTCCCCGTGACCCGGATCGAGCGGATCCCCCCCTCCCTGGAAGACGTCTTCGTCTCCCTCGTCGAGGAGAAGGACCGCGAAACCGGGCCGCTCGCGGAAGTCAGGCGATGA
- a CDS encoding ABC transporter ATP-binding protein, with protein sequence MDAIRTEGLTRKFHDTVAVDRLTLTVGEGEIFGLVGPDGAGKTTVMRLLTGILDPTAGEAWVMGHSIDKEAGKIHEEIGYMSQRFGLYADLSVMENIAFYADLYGVPRRGRRERVEELLAFSNLTPFQRRLAGHLSGGMKQKLGLACALVHTPRVLFLDEPTNGVDPVSRRDFWRILYRLLRERVTIFVSTAYLDEAERFQRLALLHKGKFLALGSPEEVKGLYPGMILEVRCEKPRHAAEILRKEMPGETVSLYGERLHVGTREPDRAVPAMEKALSGAGIPYSAIRPIEPALEDVFVALISSDGGSES encoded by the coding sequence TTGGACGCGATTCGGACTGAGGGTCTTACCCGGAAGTTCCACGACACCGTCGCTGTGGACCGCCTCACCTTGACGGTGGGCGAAGGGGAGATCTTCGGCCTGGTGGGGCCGGACGGCGCGGGGAAGACGACGGTGATGCGCCTCCTCACCGGGATCCTCGACCCCACGGCAGGCGAGGCGTGGGTGATGGGCCATTCGATCGACAAAGAGGCCGGGAAGATCCACGAGGAGATCGGGTACATGAGCCAGCGGTTCGGGCTCTACGCCGATCTCTCCGTGATGGAAAATATCGCCTTCTATGCCGACCTGTACGGCGTTCCCCGCAGGGGGCGGCGGGAGAGGGTCGAGGAACTGCTGGCCTTCAGCAACCTGACCCCTTTCCAGCGGCGCCTGGCGGGGCACCTCTCCGGCGGGATGAAACAGAAACTGGGGCTTGCCTGCGCCCTCGTCCACACTCCGAGGGTGCTCTTCCTCGATGAGCCGACCAACGGCGTCGACCCCGTCTCCCGGAGGGACTTCTGGCGAATTCTCTACCGGCTGTTGCGGGAACGGGTCACGATCTTTGTCTCTACGGCCTATCTCGACGAGGCGGAGCGGTTCCAGCGGCTGGCCCTTCTCCACAAGGGGAAATTCCTGGCGTTGGGATCCCCGGAGGAGGTGAAGGGCCTCTACCCCGGCATGATCCTCGAGGTCCGTTGCGAAAAGCCCCGGCATGCGGCGGAAATCCTCCGAAAGGAGATGCCCGGCGAAACGGTGAGCCTGTACGGGGAGCGGTTGCACGTGGGGACGAGGGAGCCCGATCGTGCCGTTCCGGCAATGGAAAAAGCCCTATCAGGAGCCGGGATCCCGTACTCGGCGATCCGGCCGATCGAGCCGGCCCTCGAGGACGTCTTCGTCGCCCTGATCTCCTCCGACGGGGGTTCCGAATCGTGA
- a CDS encoding efflux RND transporter periplasmic adaptor subunit, with protein sequence MNRRKAMWAGVIVLIAVAGTMAYFRFRGGEAEGAVRVSGNIEVTDVDVSFRIPGRVQERLVGEGMMVTRGQLVARLDIEDLEGEVRLKEAERRAAEAALRDLLAGSRPQEIGAARATVARADAEAVRLVRDDERAAALYSRGVIAAREYEAAKAASEVARARVKEAREALLLVEEGPRKETIELARARLEQAGEALKLAKVRLGYGSVTAPLSGVVLSENVEAGDYVAPGTPVVTVGDLSNVWLRAYIEETDLGRVKVGQPVTVTTDTYPGKKYTGRVSFIAPQAEFTPKSVQTQKERVKLVYRIKVDIPNPAMELKPGMPADAVIRTEEAGEVRVGRDSD encoded by the coding sequence ATGAACCGGCGAAAAGCGATGTGGGCGGGGGTGATCGTTCTAATCGCTGTCGCGGGGACAATGGCGTACTTCCGTTTTCGGGGGGGAGAGGCCGAAGGAGCGGTCCGGGTCTCGGGAAACATCGAGGTGACCGACGTGGACGTGAGCTTCCGGATTCCCGGCCGCGTGCAGGAGAGGCTGGTGGGCGAGGGGATGATGGTCACCCGGGGCCAGCTCGTCGCCCGCCTGGACATCGAGGACCTGGAAGGGGAGGTGCGGCTCAAGGAAGCCGAGCGCCGGGCGGCGGAGGCTGCTCTCCGGGATCTCCTCGCAGGCTCCCGGCCCCAGGAAATCGGGGCGGCCCGCGCGACGGTGGCCCGTGCGGATGCCGAGGCGGTCCGCCTCGTGCGCGATGACGAGCGCGCCGCGGCCCTGTATTCCCGGGGAGTGATCGCGGCCCGCGAATACGAAGCGGCGAAAGCCGCGAGCGAGGTGGCCCGGGCAAGGGTCAAGGAAGCGAGGGAGGCCCTGCTCCTTGTGGAGGAGGGACCGAGAAAAGAAACGATCGAACTGGCCCGGGCCCGGCTGGAGCAGGCGGGGGAGGCCCTTAAGCTCGCGAAGGTGCGCCTCGGCTACGGGTCGGTCACCGCGCCGCTCTCCGGCGTCGTTCTGTCCGAAAATGTCGAGGCCGGGGACTACGTCGCCCCGGGGACCCCGGTGGTTACGGTGGGCGATCTGTCCAATGTCTGGCTCCGGGCGTACATCGAGGAGACCGACCTGGGACGGGTCAAGGTAGGGCAGCCCGTAACGGTCACCACCGACACCTATCCGGGGAAGAAGTACACCGGGCGCGTCTCCTTCATCGCCCCCCAGGCCGAGTTCACGCCGAAGAGCGTCCAGACGCAGAAAGAGAGGGTGAAGCTCGTCTACCGGATCAAGGTCGACATCCCCAACCCGGCGATGGAGCTCAAGCCCGGCATGCCGGCGGATGCGGTCATCCGGACGGAGGAGGCGGGGGAGGTGCGTGTTGGACGCGATTCGGACTGA